CCGCGCGCCGGGTGGCCAGGCCCTGTTTGAATTTCTCCGTCTGAACCTGACGCTCGTTGCCCATGATCCTATCCTATGTGAGCAGGGCGAAGAGACGCCCGGAAAACATTGCCGCGAATATCGGCCAGGGCATCATCGCAACGCCCCGAACGGCGACGATGCCCTTGCCGTAGCTGATCACAACATCCGCGGCAGCACATCGCTTGCGCGATCGCGATCGAAAAAGCGATGCTTGATCGTGCCCGCGACGTGAAGCGCGATCAGGCCAAGCAGGGTATAAGCCAGCACTTTGTGCAACCACTGGAAGACGGCGAACCAGTCGTCGTTCTTCGGCAGCAATTCGGGCAGATCGGTGCCGAAGAAAAATACCCCGTCGCTCATCGTATAGGTGCTCGACATCGAATAGCCCATCAGGGGCACGACGACCAGCAACGCATACATGGCGCGATGCACGACCTTCGAAAGCACCTGCTCATATCTGTCCAGGGTTTCCGGCGGTTCCGGCAGTTTCGGTGTCCGCATCCGGATCGCGAGTTGAACGATAACCACCAGGAACGCCAGAACCCCGAAGGATTTGTGCCAGGGATAATAAAGTTCATATTTCGCCGGAACCTCATCGGCCAGCGAAGTCATGTGCCACCCCGCCCAGATCAGGCCCAGTATGAGAACCGCGCGTATCCAGTGCAGGATGCGCAGCGATCGAGGATAGCGCTCGATAGTGACGTTCTCAGCATGTTCCATCGCTCTTCCTCCTGTCGTCCCCGGCGTCTAGAGATAAACCCCGCGCGAGTATCCGCCATCGATGGCAATGGCTTCCCCGGTGATGGAAGCGGCCCCCGGCGAGGCCAGGAACGCAATCACCTCGCCAATCTCTTCGGCATCGGTCACGCGCCGAATGGGAATCCGGGAAATGAAATCCGCTTCGGCCTCGGCGACCGTGCCGCCCTCTTCCTCGGCAATTTCGGCAAGCAGCTCTTCCAGATGCGGCGTCTGGACGATACCGGGATGAATGGC
This genomic window from Sphingobium cloacae contains:
- a CDS encoding cytochrome b, with the protein product MEHAENVTIERYPRSLRILHWIRAVLILGLIWAGWHMTSLADEVPAKYELYYPWHKSFGVLAFLVVIVQLAIRMRTPKLPEPPETLDRYEQVLSKVVHRAMYALLVVVPLMGYSMSSTYTMSDGVFFFGTDLPELLPKNDDWFAVFQWLHKVLAYTLLGLIALHVAGTIKHRFFDRDRASDVLPRML